In the genome of Streptomyces sp. V2I9, one region contains:
- a CDS encoding chlorinating enzyme — protein sequence MNDRTADFRLSAEELATFEEQGFIGPIKVYEPEEMEKRWDQIRRAVPDRSRAIYPDDALGAVTNLSNYDRHLDIDLLSEHIMQQAIVERVASILGPDLLCWRTEFFPKYQGDEGTDWHQASTFAHSSGRPQIRWPAQNNAPAFGGTITAWTAFTHSTRENGCLQLMPGTHRVMNYDESLGMSYNPDTINKREKDNVRRGFFGYDYRELQKDPDWRPDESKAFSLVMQPGECVIFWSTLMHGSLPHTGSKKDYRMGFATRYVPTQVEVYPDLGDVSEYGGTIPLDNYASVLVAGKDEYGHNKLTDQNRRGHRFTPWDFREAYSG from the coding sequence GTGAATGACCGCACCGCTGATTTCCGACTGAGCGCCGAAGAACTCGCCACGTTCGAGGAGCAGGGCTTCATCGGCCCCATCAAGGTGTATGAACCCGAAGAGATGGAGAAGCGCTGGGATCAGATACGCCGAGCCGTTCCGGACCGTTCACGGGCCATCTACCCGGACGACGCGCTGGGCGCGGTGACCAACCTTTCCAACTACGACCGGCACCTCGACATAGATCTGCTCAGCGAGCACATCATGCAGCAGGCGATCGTCGAGCGGGTGGCCTCCATCCTCGGCCCGGACCTGCTGTGCTGGCGCACCGAGTTCTTCCCGAAGTACCAGGGCGACGAGGGCACCGACTGGCACCAGGCGTCCACGTTCGCCCACTCCAGCGGCCGCCCGCAGATCCGGTGGCCCGCGCAGAACAACGCGCCCGCGTTCGGCGGCACGATCACCGCCTGGACCGCGTTCACCCACTCCACCCGCGAGAACGGCTGCCTCCAGCTCATGCCGGGCACGCACCGGGTGATGAACTACGACGAGTCCCTGGGCATGTCCTACAACCCGGACACGATCAACAAGCGGGAGAAGGACAACGTCCGGCGCGGCTTCTTCGGCTACGACTACCGCGAGCTCCAGAAGGACCCCGACTGGCGCCCCGACGAGTCCAAGGCGTTCTCGCTGGTCATGCAGCCCGGCGAGTGTGTGATCTTCTGGTCGACCCTGATGCACGGTTCACTGCCGCACACCGGCAGCAAGAAGGACTACCGCATGGGGTTCGCCACCCGGTACGTGCCGACCCAGGTCGAGGTCTACCCGGACCTCGGCGACGTGTCCGAGTACGGCGGCACCATTCCGCTGGACAATTACGCCTCCGTGCTCGTCGCGGGCAAGGACGAGTACGGCCACAACAAGCTCACCGACCAGAACCGCCGCGGCCACCGGTTCACCCCGTGGGATTTCCGCGAGGCGTACAGCGGCTGA
- a CDS encoding acyl carrier protein has translation MPVSIPEGVHELQKLLIDWVGEFVENPDVSPEDNFLDLGGHSLLAMNLNTLVQERFGHELDVKILFEDSLGSAIAELYERIAGQPAA, from the coding sequence ATGCCCGTTTCCATTCCTGAGGGCGTGCACGAACTTCAGAAGCTGCTCATCGACTGGGTGGGTGAATTCGTCGAGAACCCTGATGTGTCCCCCGAGGACAACTTCCTGGATCTCGGCGGCCACTCGCTCCTCGCCATGAACCTCAACACCCTTGTCCAGGAGCGCTTCGGACACGAGCTCGACGTGAAGATCCTGTTCGAGGACTCGCTCGGCAGCGCGATCGCAGAACTGTACGAGCGGATAGCCGGACAGCCTGCCGCGTAA
- a CDS encoding UDP-N-acetylglucosamine 1-carboxyvinyltransferase → MSDDYLVRIGKLIRDARQHRGWTQTQLAEALGTSQSAVNRIERGNQNISLEMIARIGEALDSEIVSLGYAGPMHLRVVGGRRLSGAIDVKTSKNACVALLCASLLNKGRTVLRRVARIEEVFRLLEVLNSIGVRTRWINEGVDLEIVPPAQLDLAAIDADAARRTRSIIMFLGPLLHRSEQFALPYAGGCDLGTRTIEPHMIALRRFGLEIAATEGLYHAQVDRSVAPDRPIVLTERGDTVTENALLAAARHDGTTVIRNASSNYMVQDLCFFLEALGVRVDGVGSTTLTVHGVPQIDVDVDYSPSEDPVEAMSLLAAAVVTESELTIRRVPIEFLEIELAVLEEMGLDCDRTPEYAADNARTRLVDLTVRPSKLEAPIDKIHPMPFPGLNIDNVPFFAAIAAAAHGQTLIHDWVYDNRAIYLTDLNRLGGRLQLLDPHRVLVEGPTRWRAAEMMCPPALRPAVVVLLAMMAAEGTSVLRNVYVINRGYEELAERLNSVGAQIEIFRDI, encoded by the coding sequence ATGTCAGACGACTACCTCGTACGCATCGGCAAGCTCATCCGTGACGCCCGTCAGCATCGGGGCTGGACACAGACGCAGCTCGCCGAGGCGCTCGGTACCAGCCAGAGCGCCGTCAACCGCATCGAGCGCGGCAATCAGAACATCAGCCTTGAGATGATCGCCCGCATCGGTGAAGCTCTCGACAGCGAGATCGTGTCGCTCGGTTACGCCGGGCCCATGCACCTGCGGGTCGTCGGCGGCCGCCGCCTCTCCGGGGCCATCGACGTGAAGACCAGCAAGAACGCCTGTGTCGCGCTGCTGTGCGCCTCGCTCCTCAACAAGGGGCGTACGGTGCTGCGCCGGGTGGCCCGGATCGAGGAGGTGTTCCGGCTCCTGGAGGTGCTGAACTCCATCGGCGTGCGCACCCGCTGGATCAACGAGGGCGTGGACCTGGAGATCGTGCCGCCCGCGCAGCTGGACCTGGCGGCGATCGACGCGGACGCCGCGCGCCGTACGCGCTCGATCATCATGTTCCTGGGCCCGCTGCTGCACCGCTCCGAGCAGTTCGCCCTCCCGTACGCGGGCGGTTGCGACCTCGGTACGCGCACGATCGAGCCGCACATGATCGCGCTCCGCCGGTTCGGCCTGGAGATCGCCGCCACGGAGGGGCTGTACCACGCGCAGGTCGACCGTTCCGTCGCGCCGGACCGGCCCATCGTGCTGACCGAGCGCGGCGACACGGTGACCGAGAACGCCCTGCTGGCCGCCGCCCGCCACGACGGGACGACCGTCATCCGCAACGCCTCGTCCAACTACATGGTCCAGGACCTGTGCTTCTTCCTGGAGGCGCTGGGCGTACGGGTCGACGGGGTCGGCTCGACGACGCTCACCGTGCACGGGGTTCCGCAGATCGACGTGGACGTGGACTACTCCCCGTCCGAGGACCCGGTCGAGGCGATGAGCCTGCTGGCCGCCGCCGTGGTGACCGAGTCCGAACTCACCATCCGCCGGGTGCCGATCGAGTTCCTGGAGATCGAGCTCGCGGTGCTGGAGGAGATGGGCCTCGACTGCGACCGCACCCCCGAGTACGCCGCCGACAACGCGCGCACCCGGCTGGTGGACCTGACGGTACGGCCCTCCAAGCTGGAGGCCCCGATCGACAAGATCCACCCGATGCCGTTCCCCGGCCTCAACATCGACAACGTGCCGTTCTTCGCGGCCATCGCCGCCGCCGCGCACGGCCAGACGCTGATCCACGACTGGGTCTACGACAACCGCGCCATCTACCTGACCGACCTGAACCGCCTCGGCGGCCGCCTCCAACTCCTCGACCCCCACCGGGTCCTGGTGGAGGGCCCGACCCGCTGGCGCGCCGCCGAGATGATGTGCCCGCCCGCCCTGCGGCCCGCCGTGGTGGTGCTGCTGGCCATGATGGCGGCGGAAGGCACCTCCGTACTCCGCAACGTCTATGTGATCAACCGCGGTTACGAGGAACTGGCCGAGCGCCTCAACTCGGTGGGCGCGCAGATCGAGATCTTCCGGGACATCTGA